AGCGCGCAGCTCAccaccaaggtgctgcgtgttgcgaGCTTTTGGTTCGTGTAGTCCGCATGTGAATCTCCGTTGAAGTTGATGTCATGGTTCTGCATGGCATGTTGAGCCGCCACAGATTGCTTGAGTTGGTTTCGGAGGCATACGTAAGGCGACAGGTTCTGCTTGAGCGCGCCGCCGTTCGGGGACTGCTCTGGCACCACGTGGTACTGCAATCCGTGCGCCCGGGCCACTATATGCCTGTAACCGCCACCAACCCCAACTAAGCAGCGTTCTCTGCCTTTGAATTGCGGCGGCAGGTTGCCAATAACGGTAGCAAACATGTCGAGCGATATCCCAAATTGTTCACTCACAACACGTTGATAAACCGGCCTTAAGAACTCCGGGTAGTCCACGTTGTCACCTGGGAGTGGTAAAACAACGTCGTATAGCGACCACTTGTCTGTGTCGTTTTGACACACAACATAGGTCTGAAGTTGCACATCGCCGAAGGATGCACCCGGCGAATCAGACTTTTCAGTTGCCGTTTCAGAGCTCTCGCCCTCTACGCTGGTTGTCAACGGAAGTTGAGATGACTTGATCACGAAATCACCGGGCACTGGTTTCGTCCCGTATTTCTTTAGGCGTTCTGTTAGCACGTGGTTAAATACCAGGCTCTGCGCCGCATGAACATATATGCTCAGCACGTTTGCCGGGATGCGTTTCAACACGTCTTCTATTGGCCTGTTGCGCTCCATGCCATTCATTAGTTCTCGCTCGATGAAGGAGTGATGTGACGTTGGCTTCATCAACGCATCTGCCTCATGGGTGTTCCCCATTTCGGAAGACTGAACCGGCATTTCATCTGAAACGAGGCGATCTGCCTCAAATTCTTCATTGCATTCCACACCCTCAGCCTGAACACCATCTACACGGTCGGCGCTATAACGCATCGCGTGTTTATTTCCAccatgttcaccatccgcaGCGGTTGTTTTGAAGTTCCGACTTCTGCGCCTCTTCCCCGCGTGTTTCCCGTGCGTTGAGGACATCTGCAGCGATTCCGAATCATTGTTCCGTTCTTCAGACCCGGGTTCTGCAACAGGGTTCTCCGAGGACTCCTCTTCTGTATGCGCTCCCTCACCGGCGGCAGTTCGTTCAGCCCTCCTACTTAGATACCTCTCCATAGCCGGTTCGTTGTTGATTATGAGCCTCGCTACATCTTCGTAATCGCGCCTCAACATGGCCGCGCCGACCATGTGGGTTCCAACGGTCATGCTGCCGAACCTCTGCAAGCCGAAGTAGTTGAGAAACCCATTGAAACGCAACGACTCAAGATTAAGCAGGGCCTGCTGGACGTCAGATACACCACGTATCGTCACCCAGAAGGAATTGCCTCGAAGGTCACCTAGCCTTAAGCGCTCATCGCTGTAGCGGAAATCCGCCACTACGACGGTATCCAGCCACTTGGGATgggccatcgccgccacgaAATCTTCGATTTTGGCGCGTCTCATGCAGAAGCGCTGCGTCGTAATTGCCCGCCTGTCTTTATTACCGGCTGTGAAAATGTCATACGATGATCTGCGCATTGTCCGGCACAGCATGTGGGTGATCTCGTGCGTGCTGCGATCTCGTTTCTGGATGTTGAAGTGTAAGTACTGTTTTATCTTCTGCCTCTCCTTATAATCTTCAGGGATCTTGTCATATTCGGTGAGGTCTAAGTGTTTCACAACACCCTTCAACGTTGGCATCCCCGATGTTGGCATGTCCTTTAGAACTTCCTGCGCGGTATCTGCCGCCTCCACCCTGGCCCGCTGTATAAACCTAATACAATCGGGTCGTGGGAACACTTTGATAACAAGTCTAGAGCCGTCCGCTGATTCATCACTCAAGCTGTTGCCAACGCTGATAAGGTTTTTTTCGTTGCCTGCCTTGTTCAAAGGGCGAGCTTCAGAGTCCAAAAATGGCAGATTCTCCCTTATGAATGTGTGCGCAAGTGTACGTAATTCCTTAGCATTTTCATTTTCCTGTAAAGCCAGTAGGCAGAACGGTGGGTTTTTAATCGAAATACTTGTTGATTGGTCATCGCTCATACGCAGTACCAGTTCATCCAGAAGCGCATCGATGCACCTGCCGTCGTCCTCGGTAAATATGTTGGACGGATACTTCACGGTGCCCATGACGTTGCCAGCTCTACGCAGTTTCAGAAACATTTCCCCTGAGGTGCGGTTGCGTTCATGCTCCAGTGCCATTTTTGCGACCTCTGTATGCGCTGTGCGCCTGGCAACAACGATGCGACCATTCAGGTCTATTTCATTGACCACGAAATCTTCGGGTATGTATTTGATGAAACCCTCGATTCGTTCCGTGTAAACGTTTGGCATCATTAGTTCCACCATGGTGGTGCCCATCCCTAAGAGCCTGCTTTTGCCCAAAAGAGGCAAAGACGCCCCATCCAGATCACCCATGTTATCCATTTTGTTAGCTTCGGGGCCGATTATTGCCGCGCCATGAGAGATGGGTGTTGCAATATTTTGCTGGGGATTTCCTGATGCGCCCTGGTCGTTATTGGTGCTATATAAACGCGTTTTATGCAGCCGTGCCAGTCCAACACTATTTTTGCGCAATTCTATGGAATATGAATCAGCAGAAAACCCGTTATACGAGCGGCATGTACTTAGAGAGCGATATCGGTAGCAACCGCACAAGCCCAAGAGAAGCAGAACCAACAAGACATGTGGTATCATACACGTCGCTCAGATGCTTAGGGTAGCTATGGGCAAATACAATTGGTAACTGCGTTCTAAATTCCGACGGCAACCCAAGGTTTGCGAATGAACTTTAGCTCCGGTGCGATAGTTTTCGGGTTGCGCATATACGGGCTATCCACGTAAAGGCGGTAAAACCTCCACCTCACCTAACCTTCTTCTTGCGGGCAAGCAACGATGCCTGCTTCTGGCGTGATATGGCTTTCTTTTCTTCAAGCCAGAAGAGTCCTGGCTGTTTCGCTTTGACGTCGAGGTAGGGGAACCTCAGGTACATGAGAAGCCTGTACGCGTCCAACTTCTCAATTTCGAAGTCCGACAGTTCGCTTTCCACCAGCTGTACACGAAATGCGTGCTGGAACGTGAGCGTTTCGGGCATGTGTTCGCTCTCTGAGCGCACAGCCTCGTCGTACAGGTGTTCTGGCAGGTTGTGGATGGCCTCTAGTACGTTGCCCCGTATTTGCAGTTCACGTTCTAGATAACGCTCGTTCTGTGCTTCCTGGTACGTCCTGTATGCCTCTGCGACTCGCTGGAATAGCGCTCTGTCCTCACTACTTTCGGCCGGGGCCACGGGGCTGCAGACCAGATCCAAAACCGCTGCCAATGATTCACGATCCTTTAATGCGCCCACAGTATCACTTACGAGTGAAGGTGGTATATAAGGGACGTATCGCGTAATTCCTACAGTTTGCTGTGCCTTCTTCCTGTCTTTGTCTTTGTTCGGCTTGGCTGGCTTTCGCATAGGCAAGCTACAGCTAGCGGGGGATACGCGGGTGATGGCGGCTAAAATTGGTATCGTATAGCTCGATAGCATCGCTTAGTGACGATGCGCTGCGACGGGTTTCTATGTCATCTGTTTTTCAGGGCGGTCGGCGCACCCGAGTCTGTAGCAGGACCGTATGCTGGATATGGCCGTTAGACATTAACCAAAGATTTTCATTGTGCGATAATTTGATCAATTGACCACCCCAAACTCAGTGGATTCCTGGAAGCAGACTGGGGTTGCTGCTGTGTTCTTCGTGTTCCTCTGCACATGGAATCCTCGCAACCGCCTTCGGTATCGCTCGATTGCACCATACGCGCGCACAACAATTCGGAAAATGTTACACACTGATGCATCGTGACCACACATGTGGGATTGAACAGCGGTTCAGGCGGTAACACCGGGATGGACCGGTGGCTGATCTGCCGTGACGAACAACTCACCAGGGTGGCGGCGGCTAGCTGCCGACCACACCCGCGCAATACACATATAGCGGGGCCATTCAAAGGTATACAATCAATATAGGACGTAATTTAGTGGTCCCGCCACACTAAACAAAAGAGAAGAGCACAGCATGTACATATAGAACACTTTAGTTCACACTTGTTACAAAATGATATCCACTTGGCATTTGAAGCGGTTGTTCTTCGCCGCAATTATGACGAAGGTTCCGTTACGGAATACAAAGGCGCCGCCTTGGTTTTAGAGGGTGGAACGTGACTCGGACTTCTCCTTTTTCTTCTCCTCCTTCTTGCACAGGATTTTAGTGATCTTTAAGAAGACATTCAATATGTCGCAATAGAGCATGACGGCGTGAAGGACATAATCGCGCGAGCCGTGGTCGAAGGCGCGGAGAGTAATTTGCGTGTCGAGTATGATGAACCTACGACCACCGTAACCAGACAGTAGCTGCCACAACCCACCCGCAAAAGGACAGTAGCATGACAATGTCGCTGACGTCATCCACGAATTTAGAGCGGATGAATATGTTGGTCAGTCGCACCAGCACGATGTAGAACGATACAGACGTTGCCAGCCCACCGAGGTAGAGTGCGAGTCTAGACGACATGCACAGCGAAGCAATTGAAAAGCAAGCAAAAATGGCGATCGTGGCGAACAGTGACGTGGTCAGAATTTCTGCGGAAATTGGACAAGCTGCACTACGAGCATACCTGGGTTAAGGTAGAGCACGAATATGACCAGCTCGCGCAACAGAAGCCCTTGGGCGAACGCCATTCCAGACAAGGCCAGGCATCTTTTAACACTGATAGGCTGCACATGAGTGACGTGGCTGCGGTGCTGCAAATTCTTACCTGCTGTTGGCCACCGACGCGGGGGCCGCTGAACACGACGTAAAGCGCCAGGCATATGTAGGCCAGACCTATCAGTACACTGTGGTGGTTCAAGTACCTCAACGGCACGATGGCACCGGCGAACGTAATAACGGTGCATAAGGCCAGAGTAGCGTACACCTTAGTCAGGTGTTCCCTTTGAGCCTTCGACAGAGGCGTGAAGTCTAGCAAAGTAGACGCCTGCCACAGGCTGCTTCGCTGAAAAAACTGGTTGTCGAACATCTTTAGCGTAATATAAAATGACCTCCCGGTACGGACGCGCGCGCAGGCGAAAACCAGTGACACACACCACCCCAGCGTTCTGCGGTGTCCAACGACCATACAACTctacgtgcagcagcaaacAATTTTCTATACGCCATTCTACGCGCTTAGTTGTAGCTCGTGAACGAAGACGTAGACTGGCACAGGGGGCACTTGGCCTTCTGCGCGTTGCGGAACCACCTGCATCGAATGAAACTCGCACACAGTTAACCCACTTGTAGAGACATTCGGTGTGGAACTTGTGCTTGCAGACCTTGCATGTCTTGCCGGGGATGCTGTTGAACTGTAGGTGCACTATGGAGTAGCAAATTGGACACTCCTCTATTCCGTCGAAGAACTTTGTGATGTTG
This genomic stretch from Babesia bigemina genome assembly Bbig001, chromosome : III harbors:
- a CDS encoding tRNA pseudouridine synthase D (TruD) domain containing protein, putative; its protein translation is MDNMGDLDGASLPLLGKSRLLGMGTTMVELMMPNVYTERIEGFIKYIPEDFVVNEIDLNGRIVVARRTAHTEVAKMALEHERNRTSGEMFLKLRRAGNVMGTVKYPSNIFTEDDGRCIDALLDELVLRMSDDQSTSISIKNPPFCLLALQENENAKELRTLAHTFIRENLPFLDSEARPLNKAGNEKNLISVGNSLSDESADGSRLVIKVFPRPDCIRFIQRARVEAADTAQEVLKDMPTSGMPTLKGVVKHLDLTEYDKIPEDYKERQKIKQYLHFNIQKRDRSTHEITHMLCRTMRRSSYDIFTAGNKDRRAITTQRFCMRRAKIEDFVAAMAHPKWLDTVVVADFRYSDERLRLGDLRGNSFWVTIRGVSDVQQALLNLESLRFNGFLNYFGLQRFGSMTVGTHMVGAAMLRRDYEDVARLIINNEPAMERYLSRRAERTAAGEGAHTEEESSENPVAEPGSEERNNDSESLQMSSTHGKHAGKRRRSRNFKTTAADGEHGGNKHAMRYSADRVDGVQAEGVECNEEFEADRLVSDEMPVQSSEMGNTHEADALMKPTSHHSFIERELMNGMERNRPIEDVLKRIPANVLSIYVHAAQSLVFNHVLTERLKKYGTKPVPGDFVIKSSQLPLTTSVEGESSETATEKSDSPGASFGDVQLQTYVVCQNDTDKWSLYDVVLPLPGDNVDYPEFLRPVYQRVVSEQFGISLDMFATVIGNLPPQFKGRERCLVGVGGGYRHIVARAHGLQYHVVPEQSPNGGALKQNLSPYVCLRNQLKQSVAAQHAMQNHDINFNGDSHADYTNQKLATRSTLVVSCALPKSCYLTCALREVLSDESLERQYIG
- a CDS encoding Bax inhibitor-1, putative, which translates into the protein MFDNQFFQRSSLWQASTLLDFTPLSKAQREHLTKVYATLALCTVITFAGAIVPLRYLNHHSVLIGLAYICLALYVVFSGPRVGGQQQPISVKRCLALSGMAFAQGLLLRELVIFVLYLNPEILTTSLFATIAIFACFSIASLCMSSRLALYLGGLATSVSFYIVLVRLTNIFIRSKFVDDVSDIVMLLSFCGFIILDTQITLRAFDHGSRDYVLHAVMLYCDILNVFLKITKILCKKEEKKKEKSESRSTL